From a single Vanacampus margaritifer isolate UIUO_Vmar chromosome 15, RoL_Vmar_1.0, whole genome shotgun sequence genomic region:
- the LOC144035604 gene encoding zinc finger protein aebp2-like, producing MAQIRAEGAEQDSQPTSERLDNRESADAGSEGQAVSDSKQEPDNKNDIGARMDVAAGRGAAAENDDNSLLSDERVEATPSPGHEGDYVGDGKVSEPGKSPAQGSLATSTESAQEGSRVLKQEQREAGNDGSPTKAPDKHEHGGVKRRASLEVTSSDGEPLSRMDSEDSISSTLMDMESIASSGRSTPALLASHGSGVAGNGSMPVTGKSLNYTCCWDHCQAHFSCSPDLADHIRATHVDGQRGGVFVCLWKGCKVYNTPSTSQSWLQRHMLTHSGDKPFKCVVGGCNATFASQGGLARHVPTHFSSQSSSKVSNQGKMKEESPSKAGLNKRRKLKNKHRRSLPRPHDFFDAQTMDAIRHRAICLNLATHIESLGNGHSVVFHSTVIARRKEESGKVKVLLHWTPEDILPDVWVSESDRLQQKTKVVHLSKLPADTAVLLDPNICRMFF from the exons ATGGCTCAGATAAGAGCCGAGGGAGCCGAACAAGATTCTCAGCCAACGTCGGAGCGTCTTGACAACAGAGAAAGCGCCGATGCCGGCTCGGAGGGACAGGCCGTGTCCGACTCCAAACAGGAACCGGATAACAAGAACGACATCGGGGCACGAATGGACGTTGCTGCTGGTCGTGGTGCTGCGGCGGAAAACGACGATAACTCGTTGCTTTCTGACGAGCGCGTCGAAGCGACGCCATCGCCGGGGCACGAGGGAGACTACGTTGGGGACGGGAAAGTCTCCGAGCCAGGCAAGAGTCCCGCACAGGGCAGTCTGGCGACGAGCACCGAGTCCGCCCAAGAGGGCTCCCGGGTGCTGAAGCAAGAACAAAGGGAGGCAGGCAACGACGGCTCTCCCACAAAGGCGCCCGACAAACACGAGCACGGCGGCGTGAAAAGACGAGCCAGCCTGGAAGTGACCTCGTCGGACGGAGAGCCGCTTAGTCGGATGGATTCCGAGGACAG tatCAGCAGCACACTTATGGACATGGAGAGCATAGCATCAAGTGGCCGTTCCACCCCAGCATTGTTGGCCAGTCACGGTTCTGGCGTTGCAGGCAACGGCTCCATGCCAGTCACCGGCAAGTCGTTAAACTACACGTGCTGTTGGGATCACTGCCAGGCGCACTTTTCCTGCAGCCCCGATCTGGCCGATCACATCCGAGCCACGCATGTGGATGGACAGAGAGGAGGA GTATTTGTGTGTCTGTGGAAGGGCTGTAAAGTTTACAACACACCGTCCACCAGCCAGAGCTGGCTGCAGAGGCACATGTTGACTCACAGCGGCGACAAACCATTCAAG tgTGTGGTTGGAGGCTGCAATGCCACATTTGCCTCTCAGGGTGGGCTGGCGCGGCACGTGCCAACTCATTTCAGCTCCCAGAGTTCGTCCAAGGTTTCCAACCAAGGCAAAATGAAGGAGGAGTCGCCGTCAAAGGCTGGCCTCAACAAGAGGAGGAAGCTCAAGAACAAGCATAGACGCTCACTCC cccGCCCTCATGATTTTTTTGATGCCCAGACCATGGACGCCATCCGCCATCGAGCTATATGCCTCAACTTGGCCACACACATAGAGAGCCTTGGAAACGGGCACAGTGTTGTGTTCCACAGcacg GTAATAGCAAGGAGGAAAGAAGAATCTGGCAAAGTCAAAGTCCTTCTGCACTGGACACCCGAAGACAT actGCCTGACGTTTGGGTGAGTGAGAGTGACAGACTGCAGCAGAAGACCAAAGTTGTGCATCTGTCCAAGCTGCCAGCTGACACAGCTGTTCTCTTGGATCCCAATAtttgcag GATGTTCTTCTGA